In the genome of Acanthopagrus latus isolate v.2019 chromosome 4, fAcaLat1.1, whole genome shotgun sequence, the window CCTTGATGTGATGGTGGACCGCTCTGTTCGCTGCAGAGGAAGTCTTCAAACAGCACAAACCGTCTCTGTGTTGCGAGCAGGTAGGACAGCTGGGGAGGCTAGCCATCCGGTGCAGGGTGATGGGTCTTCTTGTGCAGCTCAGAGCCGAGGGTCCAGTGGATAGGGGGACATTGAGGGAAGGTTGGCTACAAAATCTCTGATCGGGCCCCGAGCCCCACTCTGTCGTGGACAAGGGTCTGTCAGTGGGTCCAGCTGTCTGTCCCCTCAGGGCCCGCAGGGAAACTGGACTTTGCAATCGGATGTTGGCCATGCGGGGGATGAAGTCCCTCAGGGTGGAGGGCCCATGGTGGGTAGGCGCCCCTGGATCCAGCTGGGCGAAATCAGAGTCCAAGCAAAGGTCCCTCTTCAGGGGCCGATCCTCCAGGGACGTCAGGGAATCGTTGCGCAGACGGCTGTACTTGCTGCGCTTCAGCATGCCTGTAGATAACGAAAGACGTGTTGGAATCAGACGCAGCACAGTGATTTTCATCCACACAGGCATGTGTAATGACCAGACAACTGATGAGCTACCTGGTAAGAGTCCTGTCTGTGATTTGATCCTGGGTAAGGTTCGCTCTCTCATAATCTGGGAATTGGACAGAGAAGAGCACTGGgacaaagtaaaaaagaaaaacctgccacgaaaaataaaaatgggttATTACACACTGATAAGGCAGATCAGATTAGAGATTAGAGCAGAAATAAAGGAtaaagtttcacattttttcagatGAAATAAGGGTAATCTTCTAAGCAtcttgtgtgttgtgtcctcAGATTATTAGATTAGATGCCAAGAGTACGTTTCGGTAGATTCAACTCACCGTTGCGGTGTCCTGTGCAGTCTGAAGTCCAGTCTGCTCCGCTGTACTCACACTGAGTGCAGTCCCATCctcccgacacacacacacacactctctgtcagtctccaggcttccactgctgcttcacctccacATCAACTTTCTGACACGCAGCAGAACTGTGCAGATTTTTTATGAAtgaactttctctctctcgctctctctccttttttttatgaatgagaGGCTCTCACTCACTTCCCCTGTCTCTCTGTGACGCTGCATGCAGATGAATATGTGAATGGAGTGGGGGAGAGATTGACAGACGGCCCCtgaggctctctctctccctcccctccctcacccaTAAACTACCATCCAATCACAGGCGGGTAGGGTGACTcatgctgtacacacacacacacacacacacagacacacacacacacacacacacacacacacacacacacacacacacacacacacacacacacacacacacagacacttataCACTGAAGCAGAGCCAATACAGTACATGAGTGCTCTATTCCTCTCTCCTAACATCAGTTGCACCTCTGGAGATGGTGTTTAAGTGTGTGATTAATACATTATCATATTGGTTTTACTTGTACATCAGGTTGACACTGCAAGACATTTGATAATATAATATGTAGTGCATATAATATTCAAATGTCCTGCATGAGCATACAAGAGGAAGAGATTTTATGAGACATTTGCATTTCAGCTTGATCCCAATCAGAACAATACACGAGAGCCGACCAAAGACTGTTTTGCACACTGTAATTCCTGATTAAAAGATTATTATCAAACAAGAGTGAATAGCAGGAAGAGAGTAGCTGTACTTCCATACTTAGGTGTGGAATAACAGCGTCCATTTatgatattaaaaacacagaccaAGGCACACAATCAAAGTTGTGATTACCAAACTTCCTTTACCAAAATGCAGGGTTAGGGAAATgaacacagtgaacacacaaatcaacaaaatattgtAAAGGTCTTGTCACTTTTAGAGTAACTTAGAAATGTTACAGTTAGAATCTTTAAGAGCAAGGGACTTTTTCACTCTTAAGGATTTTGCTTAAAACCAGCACATTATTCAAAGTCAACTTACAAACTGCATGTGACTATAGAAAGACACCACAAGTCGTCAAATCAAAGGAGCAGAGCTTTGTCTCCTCCTAGTGGTCATTCAGTAAAAGCGCAATTGAGGCCatccatgtctgtttgtttgatggtttgtcagcaggattacacaaaatctacTAAACTGTTGTCCATGAAACTTGTATGGAGAACAAGTCTCAGCTCGGATGAAATCCTGTTTACATTTAAGTGTAGATTTGGATAAAGGCACCCAACCAGGATTATTGTTCAGACTTTCTTTAACAAGACAAAGACGTCGGTCAGTGCAATCTGACATGGATCCAAAATCAGTTGAGTGTAAATTATGGtgaagcagttatgggtggATTAGGATTATGGATTAgtcttgattgaattaaagggggcTGTTGGGCCTTGATGGAGGTTTATGCTCTACTGACTGCCATTCAATTTTTAACTATCCATTATTCTGAAGTCTTTTTTCTTAGTTCGTAGATGCATATTATTTTCCTTCATTACATTTACTTCTTAACCTACAATCATATTGTTCATATAGCTTGTTTGATCGAACAAACTGTCCAAAACCCAATTTATCATCATATAtgcaacaaagaaaagcatcagtTCCTCACATTTCAGGACTTGGAAAGAGAGAAATTCTGAAATGGAAATAGTTCCAGATTTATTCTCAGTTGATCTGCTTGGACTCTACTTTGGGCTGCATGATATGGTTGAAGAAAAGTTATTGCAACAGATTTTGATTCACGATTAGTGAGAATGATaattttttgcatcacaattttcattttcactataaaatctataaaaactgtgatgatgtgaccaaacatgttttcttacatgtggAGGACAGGATTTTAATGTGATgacgtctctgcagcaccacagtactttgctgtcacacattttacctttaacaaaaaactgcagcttcttgTGATTTGGATAATATTTCAGGGAACTGCGCAGTCCTCGCTCCACTGCAGTCTGCAGCGTGCACTCTGATGAAGCAGTGGATGAAAGAAGAGACGTCAGTCAAATGatttacataaacattttaatgatgttaATCATCAGTCCATATAGGTTAAGATAACAGGATTATGAGAAACAGCCTCTAACATTGTTGCTAGTGATGTACAGTTGGAAGGAGACGGTCTTAAATATCCATATAAAGACGAAGAACACGCTGAAAAAGTACTTCATTGAaccgttttttttgtttgttttgttttgatttttttttgttcacattagTTACAAGACCTTTACCAGTACGTATTTACATAGTGCAAAAAACACTCGCTGTCAATGAACATACTTCAAACACTTTTTGATGGAAGTCAGAGCAACAAAAAGCCTGCACACAGCGTACCTTCTATCAAACCAGATAGAACACTTTCGTGAGCATGATATCCAGTACACTGTCGTCTCCCATCACACGGCTTCACATTGCATACAGCCCGACATACTGCATTTACTGTACACACGCTGCCAACATCACCATCAACTGGCTGTGTTCTCGGCATGCTTCGCTCTCATATACCGTTATCAAATTGGATTCcaactgtttaaatgttaaaactatCAAATGGCTTTAAGAACAGgatgattgtattttttttaatacaatgCAAAATCAAAATCTCTTTTGTACACTTGTATTTACAAGGGTTCATCATGAGCATGTGCACGACTTTGTGACGACTTGTTTGACTTCCAGTGGTGACTCTGACCCAGTCAGAGACGATGCTGACTAAATTTGTCTCCACGCTCTAGAAGAGCTCTACAAGGAGTCAATTCAGTTGTGTTCGAACATCAGATTCTTTTTGTAAACTTGGCTATTGGTAAATTTGATTAAAGGTCCCATACTGCAGAAAGTAAGATTTCCATGTCTTCtgattataaagcaggtctaggtgatataaaaatactgtaaattatAAAAGATTGCACAGAGaaattcagaaactgtgccttcaaaGCTGCATCCTGAGGCAGAAACAAGTtgggtggtgcctgctcaggcttgcaagagctgaccaatcagattaGAGTGGGCCTTCTGGGGGGGTGGGTCCTAAAGAGATAGgcgctaaaacagagcattcagacagtgggtgaacagagagaaaaatcaagtgttttttgaacattaaagcatgtaaacattttctagtagacAACTtaagtatgaacctgaaaatgatcataatatgggacctttaatacCAGTAAACACTTGCATTTCCTATTCGTTGATGTGGTTTAAGTTTTCAATTAAACAGTcgatgatttgaaaaaaaaacaaaagttctcTGTCAaaccgtttttcttttttctaaataaaaaaagaaaaaaaagaaaaaaaaatctttttttctgggtGAAAGGACTTGAACTTAAGAGTTCCCCCTAAATTTAAATTCAGCCATTACCAACTCACCTTCATGCAAATGAAAAGTCAGTTGAGGTTGTGTAGTCCACAATACATTTcagaagcttcacagcaaaacagagttgaagCATTGCTCTTAAcgactgaagtagctggagacttgttctaaaacaacaaaaagaaaccagTAATGGCTCTAGACTGCTCATCGGTTGAAACCCAAATCTCCAAGATcgcaaactgatttgaaaatactttTACACCCTTGATTTGTGGTTTTGCTTGTGCATCCACTTCAGACAAAGTGCACAATCAATTTTAGCTCAACTTAGCtttaaaaaggtgtaaataacttcttttcaaatcagtttggtgTCTCAGGGGTTTTTGGAGACTTGGGTTACACTACATTAGCTGGATGGAATCATTTTCAGTTCcgttttacattttaaaacaagtccccagcttCTTCAGTTGCTTGGGCAAATGCTTCAATGTCGGTTTGTTTTGGACTACgaaacgtcacctgactttccatcagcatggaggtgaaTGGACAAtgactgaaatttcatttttgggtgaacttatcctttaaaaatgttgacacaCTTGATAAACAGGCTTTTAAAAATGGTGTTAGCTCATTAGCAAGTAAGAGACAGCTTGAGAGCACCCCATTAGACAACAAACACCACCAGAACAAAACAGGAGCACTTATTTATGAAGCACAAACAGCATCGAGGAACTCAAGACAATTCCAGTTGGAGGAAAAACTACCCCAAACAGTTTCACACTGGGCAAGATCAGTATGACAAATCATTACATACTGCAGTAGAACCACATAGACAAGGTTATATATACACAAAGCTTGTTTTGCTTCTTAGAAGTTAAGTTGTTTGAATCATCTGAACACAGAATGGGTCACTTATTATTTCAACATTACGAAACACTCTCTGAAGACCGACAGGCGGGAGTGGTTTTGGTACAAAGACAGAACCCCTGACACTGTAATATTAGGAAAGCTAACCAAGCAGTAATTAAAAAAGCAATGTCCCTCCTTTACTCTCAGATCAGAcaggtgaaaagaaaacacatacacacattatttaCAGAGATAAAGCTAATGAACACGGCAAAGTAAATGCAAACTATGtgcctgcaaaacacacacacacgcactcacacgcacacaaatactTGCAGAGCTGTAAACCTTCTGAGCTCTGTGTAAAGTTAATTAAGATGGGAGCCGAAACCTTCCTCGTCTGTGAGCTACAGACAGCAGTTCAACATGTCAGCGCTCATCACTTGCTCCCAAAAACGTCCCGactctcaaggagttcagtttCGGAGGAGGAAAGTCTAAGACTTCCCTCTGAATTCAAGTGTAGCAGGTTATGGGCAGAAGAAGTAGTGAGGGCGTCAGTTTAAATTACCAGGTGAGCGTTGGTTTCAATAACTAATCCCTCAAACTGTGTTAGTCGTCGTTTGGTCGGCAATgctatgtgtttgtatgttggTCGGTTTTTCCgtaatgttttaaaggtgtatgtgtgtatgcattgGTCAGTTGGTTGGATACCTGAGATTATGTCTGGTGTCAGGGgttagagacagaggagaaacactgcTGGCTGCTGTGAAGATGGATGCGTGAGTGCGACAGAGGGAATGGGTGTATGTAAGAACAGAGGTGCTATCAACCGGCGACCTTCTTCACCTCCACTTGCTCTTTGCCCTCAATCACCGTCTCTGTGATGTCCGCTGAAGAGaggtcctcctcgtcctcgctctgccctctctcctcttcgtcatcttcctcttcgtcatcttcctcctcctcctcctctgtactCTCCTGGCTCTTTCCCAGCTGCAGGTTTTCCAGGGTCTTTGACACCCAGGATTCGATGCGGCTGCTCAGAGTGGGCACCTCCACAGAAATAGGTTCAGGTGTgtagtcctcctcctcctcgtcctcctcctctgcctcctccaacATCCCAGGGACCAAGGTGGAGGTcgtggaggtgatggaggagttTAGTGGGCCCCTGCAGCTCCCATCCAATGAGCCcgtctctgtgctctgctgaGATGCCAGCTCCAGCCGGTCATCGACTCGGACCTCGTCTCTCTCGCCGGTACCCTGTGTGAGGAGCCCTGTCCTGGGTGGGGGAGCAGTGGCGGCAGGAGGGGCAGTGGCGGGGGTGGTGGCTGCTGGAGCCTCAATGTCTTTCTGGGCGGCTGTGGGAGGTGTAGGACGACTCGGCTCAGGCTCCACAGGCTCCAGGGCATCTGAAGTCTCCACCATACTTCTCCAGTTGGTCTCTGAAGAAATCAATCAACTCATTATGCTTCATTTTATTGTTCACATCtcagcagcatcacagtgatGTAAAGTACCTGAGGACACGTAAGTGCTGAATTTCTCTTAAACTTACAGTTTagttaaatattttcattttctgctacttaacACCTCCACTCCACTGCATTTCTAATCTTTTTTCACCTTGCTACATCTATCTCACAGTCATACTTTAAAGTTAGTTCAAGATTTTTTGTGACAAAACCATAAAAGTAATCTTGTAAAGATTAAGATGAAATCTTTGCGACTTGTGACCTCTCATAAGTGTCTAGTGGACCCTTGCCACATTAAATATCTAATATGCCTGAAGGGCCTTATCCCAATCTAACCCTCACACACTATAACTGATGTCACCTGATAGGTTAGAGAGGCTGCAAGGGTCCAAAATGGACAGCACTATATGATGTTCAAATTTGCCTTGTGGGCTTAGgaattttattaaaaaatgtatgataaatataaaaaacagcAGTGCACTTAGACACACAAATAGAAACCTATTCAGTGAGCGGTTTGTGAGAAACAAGTTCCATAAAGTTTCAAAGACTTAAATAACTCATAActttttttgtagaaaatgaGTACAAGGAGAAAAGGTGAAATGTTTAGAAAATCTCTTCAATAGAAAACAATGTTGCATAAAGAGTTATTAAACGTTACGATATTTAGGAGCACCATCATCTCGATTATCAggttttataaaacattttcagccttCCTCTGAAAACCCTTTCTTTAGCATCACAGGTATGAAGTCTCTGTAATTTTCTCAGGCAAAGTCTACAAAAGTGCAGACTTATGGGAATTGGCCCCAAAGGGCTCAAAATTTCTGCAAGGGAGCCCTCACACACTTGTAAATTTGACAGGTGGACGGCCCTAAACCCTTGTGGATGTACCGGAAATGTACCTTAAAGTCTGTTACATGTTAGATCTGGTAGTGTGGTCATTGGGATTGGGCCAATCATTTCACAACTCTTCAGGTTTATCTACCGACACTTTGGTTCAGATCCAACTTCAAGGTTGGGAATCACTGGATTGAGTCAAATTATGTGGGATCTTACCGTACTCCTTCTCATTGACCTCTGAGATGGGCTCAGAGAAGATGGAGCAGAAGGAGAtagcagaagcagcagagtgGTTGCGGGAATGGCCCATGTGGTGCGGGACTTTCTTGTCGTTTTTCAGAGCCTCCTctgcctgctcctgctccagagCTGACACCATGTCCTTGTAGGCCTTCCTCGCCTCTTCTGTCAGAGACACCAGTCGGTTGAAGAGAccctggaagaggaagagagatttCACCATGATTATCCTGTGTGTCCAAGGTGTTTCCTACAGGCCCCTGCTGACCTATTGTccacatttcttttattcaatCATTCACCTGACTTTAAGATAAGTATAGCAGTGTGACAGATACTAAAATATTAACAGAAGTTTATtacaattaaacaaacaaagaggtTTTGAGTGGATGGTAGTGCTTTACCTCTGCTCCAGAATAGTTGAAAATGCCGACCACACTAACAGGCACTAGCTTGTTGACGCAGCGTCCAAGAGCCTTTCTGCCCAGAGCAAACACAAATGGGATCTCCTGCTCCCGAGCCATGGCAATCACATTGTATAAGGCTTCATCCAAACCACCTGCAACACAGTAAATTATTAGTGACTCAAATGtaccaaaaatgtaaatagattaagtaacagaacaaaaaataCCAGCTAATGACTCAAACACAAGAGTAAAAATATTACATCTATTTATAAGAACAATTTTACATATGTTTTCTACTAGGATGGTCAGACTTCAGATGATCTGATTAAATACAGACTATATAGGCTTTAACATTTTTCACCTTTGGCCTGGATCTTCTCACAGTTGGGAGAGATGATGACACACTTGATCTTGTGCAGCTTCATGTGCTTGGTGACCTCTCTGAGACCCATGACCAGGCGGCGCTTGGATTTGGCCTTGGTGGGATCCTTCTGGTAGACCCGCTCCTGGAACCGAACCAGTTCCTGCAGGAGCAGCGTCACGCTCTCGTCGATCTCTTTACTCAGCACTTGGTTACAGTACCTGGtaaaagggaagggaagaggaaACATAGTGCAGGTTAGGAAAGTGTTTTCATCTTTAGGGTAGTCTCCTATAGTCAGACCTATCACCACAAAATCCGGCTGCACCCATTAACATCAGTCAGgtatacacaaaaaaaaatgctctggaTTGTTTGCATCTCATCTCCTCTTCAAAATTGTCTCAGGTGGGGCAAAAACAAGGCAGGCATGCTGTGAGCAAACCCCCGTcattaaaatggcaaaatgctgtaaaagaaaaggtaacaaCTGTTACAGCTCGTTTTAATGTGTACTGTTAGTGACCAGGTTAGAGTGACTTAACATTTTTAGTGCTTACGTACCCCTGCTTGGTGGTTTTTATTATCGTTTCCCATGATGGGTATTTTGCAAAAAACTATAATGTGCAGACAGCAGAAGGGATGAGAACACTGAGTGAGACAAATAGACAGTGACAGGCTTACAGCCACAGTATACATGAGGTGAGCCAAACCATCTTTTGCATACCTAGCCAGCCAGCAATGATGGCTGGTATTATTGTTGACTGCCAACAATAATGCAGTGAAATGTTATTTACAGGATTCAGACCTTAAACAATtagtttattatttaataagCCGGttgacaaaaaccaaaaaaagaatgCACAATTTTGATAATCGCTTCACTGGGAAAGTATTCTCTTACGCAACTTGCTAAATATTCTGAATACCTTTAGGTTTTGGAATGTTGGCCCAACAAAACAATTAAGTTAAGCATGTTATTGTATGtagtactttattgtttctatatttgcccttgtatcttgtattttactttttcttgaATGTATCCGCTGCTATGATAAACTCATTTCTCCtcagggattaataaagttatccATCTATACATATTTGTTGACTTCGCTGCAACTGCTTGTTCCTTATGTTTATGTTATAATACTTTGTTGGTTCATGACTCCCAGCGTTCTGTTTGGATGAAATATCTGTTAGACGGTCAATGTAGTGTGGCCTGAAGAACAAGTGTCCTGGAGGTcaaagctgagaggaggagcatCACTACAGAGGCCTTTTGGATGCTTTGAAATGCAAAATCTGTTGGAAAAGGGCGGGCTGGGACAATAGGCCTACAGCGGAGGACACAGAGGgacaaagctgtgtttgtgaccaCTGGCATACATTTTTGCTGAGAAGGGACAATGTGCTAGGCATCTGTGCCATACTCTACAATTCTTTATTGTACAGTCCCGCCCTTAAAAACACCCATTAACTTTCTGAGCTTCTCACAGCCAAGGCTCTGTGATGTTTGAGTGGGAGAGGTATTCGATTTTTCCAACTCATTTTTGTGATACCACGTTGTGAATTTTTGAGACATTCCAGTGCCGATTCCTACAAACATCTGCCCCATTCAACGAGTGTATACTTACTCCCTGAAACGTCGGCTGTGGATCTTGGTGATGGCATTCGAAGCCATTGGACTCCCAATGCCTGAGCTGGCAGGAGAGCCCTGGGATACTGGGGTGATGCTATACGGAGAGTTCTGACTGGCCGGAGAGAGGGAAGCATCACTGGGCACGCTCAGACCGTTGTCTgtggaacagaacagaaaaaacaataagaaaaatacatcatgGACAAAATAATTATGGGTACAACTGAAATGTGATCTCTTTTCAATAATTTATTACCGTCACCTTCTTGGGAGGCAGGCTCTCGTGGAAGATCATCTGTAAAATGTAGACTTTCTTCTCCATGCTCCTCCTGGCCTGAAGACTCTTGTTCTACACTCGTCTTCCCTTTCTTCCCCTCACGTTCCTTCAAGATAATCtagcaaaacacagcaaaaagaATGTCAAAAACAAGGGTGCTTAAAACAGCTGCAGGTTCAAACATAGGTGAAATACAAAAATTATTCCTCCCATATTTcctaaatcattttttttggcTTAAAGCATGAACCTTCTTAAGAGCTGTTGGCCGTTTCACTTTAGggatttctctctccttccctctcttgATACGCGGTGCAGTGGAATCCAGAGAATTATGTGGGGAAGAGTACGGCTGCTGATGACCCTTCAACATGGACGGCACGTTGGTGGAGCCTGAACCGTGGAATGGAGTAGTTGTTCCAACTGCAGAGAAGGACAACAAAGTTAGTTTACAAGCACGGTGTGAGTATGTGTACATGTATGCAAGATtcaggctgctgtcagtcacagttAGTCACACGTCAGCCACACAAGCAGATCGTATTAAAGAGATATTCCAGTGTAcgtttaatccatggtctaacacaccgtgacactgagtaagacccctCATTAAGAgagtttgcagaccgctagttTAAGCGGTTTatgatataaacatttaaattagaAGCCAATAATTTGATGACTGAttaatcagaatatttttttaaagaaaaatgtgcatATCTTCTGGTTTATTTACTTCTCCATGATATTCTCtatgatatgatattttataaaccaaacaattaaCCGATTTGTCAAGAAAGAAGTTGACAGATTaatcaaacaacaaaagtaaTTGTTGGATGCAGCCCTACAaaatttcaaacaacaaaacttcaTATGAGAAGAAGACTACTGGCAAGAAGGAGACTATCACCTCCACTGAATAAGTTATTTGTTTTAGTTATTATACTGCTTGTTTATGTCTCATAGAGTTAACAGGTACCTGTAAAAGACAGTGGCTTGGTATTGGTGAGCTGTCTGGCCTTCATAGCTTGCTGATGTTTCTCCAAAGCTGCCAACATGTCTCCCAGGTCCAGCTCCACAGAGGTTTTACTCTTCTTCCCAGCTGCTTTTGTGAATGCCTCCTGTtgggcaaagaaaaaaaggcagaacaaGGTCACAAACATGAACCAGTCAAATAATTGAAGATCAGGATAGTAGCATGGGGTGGGGACCAGAGTCCATGAAACATGGCACAGAAACAGTAAGTCATAACATTTAAACTATTCAGTGGCAATCCAGCCTACCTGACCAGAAGACACAGTGCAGATGTATACCTGTAATTTCTTCTGTTCCATGCTGATCTCAGAGTACTCCTGTGCAGTGGCCAAGGCAGCAGCCAGAGCCTTCTTCCTCTGGCTCTTGGCCCTCTTGGGAACAGAGGTGGTGATGGGGATGGGTGTCTGCACAATGTTGATAGGAGAGTTTTCTGGAAGGTTATCCAGCTGTGATGCATgtagagacaaaacaaagtatttAGTCGCAGTGTAAAGATCAGCCGATACAAGGATGGATCCatagccacaaaaaaaaaataaaaaaaatgtatagtTGTCTTTCCCAGATGCTCTCTCTGCACATCTCTCTGCACACTAATCCAAGAGGGCCACACTGACAGTAAAATTACAGAGACAAGCAGTCAGCACAAGAAAAGTACAACAGCTACTGCTACTTCTCAAGCTTTTCATGGTTTAATGCAAATCTGTTACTGAAGCCATCAGCTTtgtaatttgtttaatttggtATTTTTAATGCACCCATAATGGGGATTAGGTAAAAAGTTAGCCAGCAGATCACTGCTTGTGATTACTGCTGTtagagtaacaaaaaaaaatcggaTTTACTCAGATATTTCTGATTCAGAATTTCAAATGGTATCTAAAAGTAAAAGATATCAATACTCAGCTGATTCAAATCTTACACTGCACTGAACTGCAGTAAATCATATTGTTATAAATTTATCTGCATCATTTTTGGATAACATGGTGAACTGTGTACATACTTACTTCCTCCCTGAGACACAGAACCTTAGTTATTTCTAAGTCCTGCAAATAGTCAGAACATGACACAGACAGCTTTTACAGACGGACAGTCATTCCTAGGGAATCTTCTTACCAGGTTTTTGGGCAGTttcggctgtgtgtgtgtctgggctgcAGCAGATTCTGGTTTGGTG includes:
- the secisbp2l gene encoding selenocysteine insertion sequence-binding protein 2-like isoform X4 — protein: MDASDNKDVKLSAEVEPFIPQKKGLEGSLVSMSLSGEAGGGGGGGGIGGSNGGVETTPIPSYLITCYPFVQENQPNRQHPMYNGGELRWQQPNPSPGGSYLAYPILSSPQPPVSNDYAYYQIMPAPCPPVMGFYQPFPGTYAGPVQAGVVNPVSADVSERPLPLGPAYGMASQRGRGMIRPNVLPKQQLGICQPPRGRRPPTRSVAVQKEVCTLGPDGRTKTVMLVDAAQQTDFPGEVSSRGAAERASPLLWKNRTKRRRASHPGEIYNEQGASEADIDSDSGYCSPKHNQGAGAAQRTAENTAAPTGVEAGVMTGTWVNVASQAAPKAWGDRNGQFHRADQRKNPEQRNFSQDFHSGYPGRVPPNQPEQRLQPAGVTGTELTPEPLYFEDEDEFPDLATGGAVQHNTKPESAAAQTHTQPKLPKNLLDNLPENSPINIVQTPIPITTSVPKRAKSQRKKALAAALATAQEYSEISMEQKKLQEAFTKAAGKKSKTSVELDLGDMLAALEKHQQAMKARQLTNTKPLSFTVGTTTPFHGSGSTNVPSMLKGHQQPYSSPHNSLDSTAPRIKRGKEREIPKVKRPTALKKIILKEREGKKGKTSVEQESSGQEEHGEESLHFTDDLPREPASQEDNGLSVPSDASLSPASQNSPYSITPVSQGSPASSGIGSPMASNAITKIHSRRFREYCNQVLSKEIDESVTLLLQELVRFQERVYQKDPTKAKSKRRLVMGLREVTKHMKLHKIKCVIISPNCEKIQAKGGLDEALYNVIAMAREQEIPFVFALGRKALGRCVNKLVPVSVVGIFNYSGAEGLFNRLVSLTEEARKAYKDMVSALEQEQAEEALKNDKKVPHHMGHSRNHSAASAISFCSIFSEPISEVNEKEYETNWRSMVETSDALEPVEPEPSRPTPPTAAQKDIEAPAATTPATAPPAATAPPPRTGLLTQGTGERDEVRVDDRLELASQQSTETGSLDGSCRGPLNSSITSTTSTLVPGMLEEAEEEDEEEEDYTPEPISVEVPTLSSRIESWVSKTLENLQLGKSQESTEEEEEEDDEEEDDEEERGQSEDEEDLSSADITETVIEGKEQVEVKKVAG
- the secisbp2l gene encoding selenocysteine insertion sequence-binding protein 2-like isoform X3; translated protein: MDASDNKDVKLSAEVEPFIPQKKGLEGSLVSMSLSGEAGGGGGGGGIGGSNGGVETTPIPSYLITCYPFVQENQPNRQHPMYNGGELRWQQPNPSPGGSYLAYPILSSPQPPVSNDYAYYQIMPAPCPPVMGFYQPFPGTYAGPVQAGVVNPVSADVSERPLPLGPAYGMASQRGRGMIRPNVLPKQQLGICQPPRGRRPPTRSVAVQKEVCTLGPDGRTKTVMLVDAAQQTDFPGEVSSRGAAERASPLLWKNRTKRRRASHPGEIYNEQGASEADIDSDSGYCSPKHNQGAGAAQRTAENTAAPTGVEAGVMTAGTWVNVASQAAPKAWGDRNGQFHRADQRKNPEQRNFSQDFHSGYPGRVPPNQPEQRLQPAGVTGTELTPEPLYFEDEDEFPDLATGGAVQHNTKPESAAAQTHTQPKLPKNLLDNLPENSPINIVQTPIPITTSVPKRAKSQRKKALAAALATAQEYSEISMEQKKLQEAFTKAAGKKSKTSVELDLGDMLAALEKHQQAMKARQLTNTKPLSFTVGTTTPFHGSGSTNVPSMLKGHQQPYSSPHNSLDSTAPRIKRGKEREIPKVKRPTALKKIILKEREGKKGKTSVEQESSGQEEHGEESLHFTDDLPREPASQEDNGLSVPSDASLSPASQNSPYSITPVSQGSPASSGIGSPMASNAITKIHSRRFREYCNQVLSKEIDESVTLLLQELVRFQERVYQKDPTKAKSKRRLVMGLREVTKHMKLHKIKCVIISPNCEKIQAKGGLDEALYNVIAMAREQEIPFVFALGRKALGRCVNKLVPVSVVGIFNYSGAEGLFNRLVSLTEEARKAYKDMVSALEQEQAEEALKNDKKVPHHMGHSRNHSAASAISFCSIFSEPISEVNEKEYETNWRSMVETSDALEPVEPEPSRPTPPTAAQKDIEAPAATTPATAPPAATAPPPRTGLLTQGTGERDEVRVDDRLELASQQSTETGSLDGSCRGPLNSSITSTTSTLVPGMLEEAEEEDEEEEDYTPEPISVEVPTLSSRIESWVSKTLENLQLGKSQESTEEEEEEDDEEEDDEEERGQSEDEEDLSSADITETVIEGKEQVEVKKVAG